Proteins from one Leptospira perdikensis genomic window:
- a CDS encoding PhoH family protein produces MDESFTFQEESLYQTVCGIGDSKLPLWESRLNVKLIPRGKSLIIQGSEDQVQVALDTFHKVEENFKRRPDKSEYSFFDIDYLVNKVKDSSGGWPTPGSSDFQKEGETWTPRDKIFVTFKGKPIFPRTKNQENFVDSLHKNYITIAMGPAGTGKTFLSIATACRMMQTGEVDRLILTRPAVEAGENLGFLPGDLTQKVNPYLRPIYDALHECIGFEKTSEYLQVGKIEIAPIAFMRGRTLSHSFIILDEAQNCTLPQLKMFLTRFGKNSKMAISGDATQIDLAHGRSGLEKTVYTLRNLNGIETIFFGREDITRHPIVESIVRRFEENESLFSKKP; encoded by the coding sequence ATGGATGAAAGTTTTACATTTCAGGAAGAGTCCCTCTACCAAACTGTATGTGGGATTGGAGACAGCAAACTCCCGTTATGGGAAAGTCGCCTCAATGTAAAACTGATTCCCCGAGGAAAATCTCTTATCATCCAAGGAAGCGAAGATCAGGTTCAAGTGGCCTTGGATACTTTCCATAAAGTGGAAGAAAATTTCAAACGTAGACCAGATAAATCTGAGTATTCTTTTTTTGATATTGATTACTTGGTGAATAAGGTGAAGGATTCGAGTGGTGGTTGGCCGACTCCGGGATCTTCTGACTTTCAGAAGGAAGGAGAGACTTGGACACCGAGAGATAAAATTTTTGTTACCTTCAAAGGTAAACCCATCTTTCCTCGTACTAAAAACCAAGAAAATTTTGTAGATAGCCTTCACAAAAATTATATCACCATTGCTATGGGTCCTGCAGGGACCGGTAAAACTTTTTTGTCTATAGCCACAGCTTGTCGGATGATGCAAACGGGTGAGGTGGATCGTTTGATTCTCACTCGTCCCGCTGTAGAAGCTGGTGAAAACTTGGGTTTTTTACCGGGTGACTTAACACAAAAAGTAAATCCTTATCTTCGTCCCATCTACGATGCATTACATGAATGTATTGGATTCGAAAAAACAAGTGAGTATTTACAAGTTGGTAAAATTGAAATTGCTCCCATTGCTTTTATGAGAGGAAGAACTCTTTCTCATTCCTTTATTATTTTAGATGAAGCACAGAATTGTACTTTACCACAATTAAAAATGTTCCTCACTCGGTTCGGTAAAAATTCTAAAATGGCAATTTCCGGGGACGCCACCCAAATTGACTTGGCACATGGTCGGTCGGGACTCGAAAAAACAGTTTATACGTTAAGAAATCTAAACGGAATTGAAACGATTTTCTTTGGTAGAGAAGATATTACGCGCCACCCCATCGTCGAATCTATAGTCAGACGATTTGAAGAAAACGAGAGTTTATTCTCCAAAAAACCATGA
- the aspS gene encoding aspartate--tRNA ligase, producing the protein MNQWVSSEYKNRIRATSVSDASVGKTLFLSGWAFRYRDQGGVIFIDLRDRSGILQIVARKEILGDDFSKVEKIRSEFVIAVKGKLSLRDAESVNPKMETGKYELIAESVEILNTSKTPPFTLDEFDPSGEEIRLKYRYLDMRREELRDRLILRHKLTFALREYLDSKSFLEIETPILNKSTPEGARDFLVPSRLNAGEFYALPQSPQLFKQILMIGGMERYFQIVKCFRDEDLRADRQPEFTQLDMEFSFVTEDDIRSEIETMWAFALKKVFNLEVNAPFMTMPYHVAMEEYGSDKPDIRFGMKLVNVSDIVKDADFQVFSAAVSGGGVVKAICVPGGSVISRKEIEDLTSWLSRDFRAKGLAYMKHGANGLESTITKRFTPEALEKIAKAVGSKEGDMVFFGADSTKIVNASLGALRLRLSEKYDPPKVPYSFHWVVDFPMFELDETTKTWTFLHHPFTSPKEEDFDKLRDWKAGKSVDLSTIGAKAYDLVLNGTEIGGGSIRIHNPEIQSLVLEAIGIGEEDAKSKFGFLLDALSFGAPPHGGIAFGVDRIMMLLTGGTSIRDVIAFPKTQKGTCMMSEAPGPVEAKQLEELKLRVVTI; encoded by the coding sequence TTGAATCAGTGGGTCAGTTCCGAATATAAAAATAGAATTCGTGCAACGAGTGTATCGGATGCATCTGTCGGTAAAACTTTATTCCTTTCTGGATGGGCGTTTCGTTACCGTGACCAAGGTGGAGTAATTTTTATCGATCTTCGTGATCGTTCTGGAATTTTACAAATTGTTGCTCGTAAAGAAATTTTGGGCGATGATTTTTCCAAGGTAGAAAAAATTCGTTCCGAGTTTGTGATTGCTGTGAAAGGAAAACTTTCCCTTCGTGATGCAGAGTCAGTAAATCCAAAGATGGAAACCGGTAAATACGAGTTAATTGCCGAATCAGTAGAAATTTTAAATACATCCAAAACTCCTCCATTTACTTTAGATGAATTTGATCCATCTGGGGAAGAAATCCGATTGAAGTATCGTTATTTGGATATGCGTAGGGAGGAACTTCGCGATCGTTTGATCCTTCGCCATAAACTAACATTTGCTCTTCGTGAGTACTTAGATAGTAAATCCTTTTTAGAAATTGAAACTCCTATTTTAAATAAATCCACGCCAGAAGGTGCCAGGGATTTTCTTGTTCCTTCTCGATTGAATGCAGGTGAGTTTTATGCTCTCCCTCAATCACCACAACTTTTCAAACAGATCCTTATGATTGGCGGAATGGAAAGATATTTCCAAATCGTAAAATGTTTTCGCGATGAGGATTTACGAGCTGACCGCCAACCAGAATTCACACAACTCGATATGGAGTTTTCTTTTGTTACAGAAGATGACATTCGTTCTGAGATCGAAACCATGTGGGCCTTTGCCTTAAAGAAAGTGTTCAACTTGGAAGTGAATGCACCGTTTATGACTATGCCGTATCATGTGGCAATGGAAGAATACGGTTCTGACAAACCAGACATTCGTTTCGGAATGAAACTTGTGAATGTATCGGACATTGTAAAAGATGCAGACTTCCAAGTATTTAGTGCCGCTGTTTCTGGCGGGGGAGTTGTGAAGGCGATTTGTGTTCCAGGTGGGTCTGTCATTTCACGTAAAGAAATTGAAGACTTAACTTCTTGGTTATCACGAGACTTCCGTGCAAAAGGTCTTGCTTATATGAAACATGGGGCAAATGGACTGGAGTCCACTATTACCAAACGTTTCACACCAGAGGCCCTCGAGAAAATCGCAAAAGCCGTTGGATCCAAAGAAGGAGATATGGTATTTTTTGGAGCGGATTCTACTAAGATTGTGAATGCTTCCCTCGGAGCTTTACGTTTGAGATTATCTGAAAAATATGATCCACCTAAGGTTCCTTATAGTTTCCATTGGGTAGTGGATTTTCCTATGTTTGAACTGGATGAAACCACAAAAACTTGGACTTTCCTTCACCACCCATTCACTTCTCCTAAAGAAGAAGACTTTGATAAACTAAGAGACTGGAAAGCTGGGAAATCAGTTGACCTTTCTACGATAGGTGCTAAAGCTTATGATCTAGTTTTGAATGGAACAGAAATTGGTGGTGGTTCGATCCGAATTCACAATCCAGAAATCCAAAGTCTAGTTTTGGAAGCGATTGGAATTGGAGAAGAAGATGCAAAATCCAAATTTGGATTTTTACTTGATGCTCTTTCCTTTGGAGCACCACCTCACGGGGGGATTGCTTTTGGTGTAGATCGGATTATGATGTTACTCACGGGAGGAACTTCCATTCGTGATGTCATTGCTTTCCCAAAAACACAAAAAGGAACTTGTATGATGAGTGAAGCACCAGGTCCTGTTGAAGCAAAACAACTAGAAGAATTAAAACTCAGGGTAGTCACTATCTAA
- the dnaB gene encoding replicative DNA helicase, with product MNSNPLQEIESEKNLIGYLLMRGVAGQEDLGLSPDDFYMDSHRRVFEAVTDLINEGINIDLVTVTNQMREKRLFKDESRDLEYITSLYKDTVPFQPLEYYVRRVKRVSDRRKYVEALNQAIDKVKIEPGENDSVFSLVEQSLMDISRQERSKGLRKVKDDANALIDYIKNVVAASQNGTGGINGLKTHFTGLDMATTGLKSHELMILAARPGNGKTTFALNIAANAALKERKTVVIFSLEMSRIELLLKLISADARIDSYALKAGTLTSAQMTQLKDSIGNITSASLYIDDSGYLTIQEFSARLRQLRTTEEVGLVIVDYLQLMSDPKAAMGGRQQEVANISRGLKQMAREVGCPIIALSQMNRSIENRSKDQRPQLSDLRESGAIEQDADIVCFIYREEMVKPPEELDPNKRGMAEIIIAKNRAGATADFPLMFNPKISRFDNVPL from the coding sequence ATGAATTCTAACCCCCTTCAGGAGATAGAGTCTGAGAAGAACTTAATCGGTTACCTACTCATGAGAGGGGTAGCCGGGCAGGAAGACTTAGGTCTAAGCCCGGATGACTTCTACATGGACAGTCACAGACGTGTCTTTGAAGCCGTCACTGACCTTATCAATGAAGGGATCAATATCGACCTGGTTACGGTCACAAACCAAATGCGGGAAAAACGTCTTTTTAAAGATGAATCCCGTGACTTGGAATACATTACTTCTCTCTACAAAGATACTGTTCCTTTTCAGCCATTAGAATATTATGTTCGTCGTGTTAAACGTGTCTCTGACCGTCGTAAATACGTCGAAGCATTAAACCAAGCCATTGATAAAGTAAAGATAGAACCTGGGGAAAACGATTCCGTATTCAGTCTTGTCGAACAATCGCTTATGGATATCTCTCGCCAAGAGAGATCCAAAGGTCTACGAAAAGTAAAAGATGATGCGAATGCACTCATTGATTACATCAAAAATGTTGTGGCGGCCAGCCAAAATGGAACAGGTGGGATCAATGGTTTAAAAACCCACTTTACTGGTCTTGATATGGCAACGACGGGATTAAAATCTCACGAATTAATGATTCTTGCTGCTCGTCCTGGAAATGGTAAAACAACATTTGCTTTGAATATTGCTGCCAACGCTGCTTTGAAAGAACGCAAAACGGTTGTTATTTTTTCATTAGAGATGAGTCGGATTGAACTTCTCCTCAAACTCATTAGTGCGGATGCAAGGATTGATTCGTATGCCTTAAAAGCAGGAACACTTACTTCAGCACAGATGACCCAACTCAAAGACAGTATTGGAAATATCACTTCTGCAAGTTTATACATTGATGATTCTGGATATTTGACCATTCAAGAATTTTCAGCGAGACTCCGCCAACTTCGTACCACGGAAGAAGTTGGGCTTGTGATTGTGGATTATTTACAGTTAATGAGTGATCCAAAAGCCGCCATGGGGGGAAGGCAACAAGAGGTTGCCAATATTTCCAGAGGTTTGAAACAAATGGCACGGGAAGTGGGTTGCCCCATCATCGCATTGTCGCAGATGAACCGTTCCATTGAAAACCGCTCCAAAGACCAAAGGCCACAACTTTCCGACTTACGGGAGTCAGGTGCTATTGAGCAGGATGCGGATATTGTATGTTTTATATATCGAGAGGAAATGGTGAAACCTCCCGAAGAGCTTGACCCAAACAAAAGGGGAATGGCTGAGATCATTATCGCCAAAAACAGAGCGGGTGCTACGGCCGATTTTCCATTGATGTTCAATCCGAAGATCAGCCGTTTTGACAACGTTCCATTATAA
- the rplI gene encoding 50S ribosomal protein L9, translated as MKVVLQKDVLNLGDAGDVKEVADGYARNFLIPRRFAVRANDGNTKAAVHQKRLAELKREKRVKVMKELSASIEGKTYEVKVKVGENDKLFGSVTANDIALAIKNTGVEIDKRKLDLGEPLKSVGEFKIKVRLAEGVVPQIIVKVVGQA; from the coding sequence ATGAAAGTTGTATTGCAAAAAGATGTATTGAATCTTGGTGATGCTGGTGATGTGAAAGAAGTTGCAGATGGTTATGCTCGTAACTTCCTCATTCCTAGAAGATTTGCAGTCCGTGCAAATGATGGAAACACAAAAGCTGCCGTTCACCAAAAGAGACTTGCTGAACTGAAACGTGAAAAACGCGTGAAAGTGATGAAAGAACTTTCTGCTTCTATCGAAGGTAAAACTTACGAAGTGAAAGTGAAAGTGGGTGAGAACGACAAACTTTTCGGTTCTGTGACAGCGAATGACATTGCACTCGCAATCAAAAACACTGGAGTAGAAATCGACAAACGTAAGTTAGATTTAGGTGAGCCACTAAAATCAGTAGGCGAATTTAAAATTAAAGTTCGTTTGGCTGAAGGTGTTGTTCCTCAAATCATAGTTAAAGTCGTCGGCCAAGCATAG
- the rpsR gene encoding 30S ribosomal protein S18, which yields MEDDEKGGFRGKDGEGKFGRKNAKYKKKVCKFCADKALLAGLDYKRVDILERFVTNRGKIIPRRITGTCGKHQRALAREIRKSRSIGLLPFKVL from the coding sequence ATGGAAGACGACGAAAAAGGCGGTTTCCGTGGTAAAGACGGAGAAGGCAAATTCGGTCGTAAAAATGCAAAATATAAAAAGAAAGTATGTAAGTTCTGCGCTGACAAAGCCTTACTTGCAGGACTTGATTACAAACGAGTAGATATCTTAGAAAGATTTGTTACCAACCGTGGTAAAATCATTCCAAGAAGAATTACTGGAACTTGTGGCAAACACCAAAGAGCTCTAGCTCGTGAAATCAGAAAATCCAGATCTATCGGCTTATTGCCGTTTAAAGTTCTGTAG
- a CDS encoding single-stranded DNA-binding protein, with amino-acid sequence MANDLNKVLLIGRMTRDPEFKSVNGSSVVNFSIANNRVYVTNGEKKEETHYFDCVAWGRLADILKQYAGKGKQVAIEGRLQQQSWETPEGKKASKIRVYVESAQLLGGQGQGGGSGGDRSDSSNSYDSGVSSGYDDYPAGDDDIPF; translated from the coding sequence ATGGCTAACGATCTCAACAAAGTACTTTTAATCGGTCGAATGACCCGCGATCCGGAATTTAAATCGGTGAACGGAAGTTCTGTTGTCAATTTTTCAATTGCGAATAACAGAGTTTATGTGACTAACGGTGAAAAGAAAGAGGAAACTCATTATTTTGACTGCGTTGCATGGGGCCGACTCGCTGACATATTAAAACAATATGCTGGCAAAGGAAAACAAGTAGCGATTGAAGGTAGACTTCAACAACAGTCCTGGGAAACTCCTGAAGGCAAAAAAGCCTCAAAAATCCGCGTCTATGTCGAATCCGCACAATTACTTGGCGGCCAAGGACAAGGTGGTGGATCTGGGGGAGACCGTTCTGACAGTTCCAATTCTTATGATTCCGGCGTAAGTAGTGGTTATGATGATTATCCAGCCGGTGATGACGACATTCCTTTTTGA
- the rpsF gene encoding 30S ribosomal protein S6 — translation MRNYEITNILREGNVEETKSAVKDLLSKYNFTIQGEEDWGSKRLWHPVGQDEQGHFTLIKCSGSPTEVAKIEHEFKLNVNILKTLVIRANG, via the coding sequence ATGAGAAACTACGAAATCACGAATATTCTTCGTGAAGGTAATGTAGAAGAGACGAAGTCTGCAGTAAAAGACTTACTCTCCAAATACAACTTCACGATCCAAGGCGAAGAGGATTGGGGTTCTAAAAGACTCTGGCATCCCGTTGGACAAGACGAACAAGGCCACTTCACACTTATCAAGTGTTCCGGATCCCCTACAGAAGTTGCAAAGATTGAACATGAGTTTAAACTCAATGTGAACATCTTAAAAACCCTCGTAATCAGGGCAAATGGCTAA
- a CDS encoding CapA family protein, producing the protein MSLLRFFFLLVFVCPLFVFSADIPESEEPKLELPTKDLYHFRTEMGETLKFPKSTKLWFGGDVMFNWGVRDSMRTEDPYFAFRSFSSFLKNFDFRFLNLETPILHKTPAADQRKSYVFFGERRDLMVLRMLGIDGVFLGNNHTMDFGENGLFETLELLDEFGIRHTGAGKHTDDALIPISVTKQNVDYRIFSFSDTGETRLFSGIKSPGAAYFRVGTAERLIKKNKPGQVNLLSVHWGVEYNPLPMDTERNAAKYLVGAGYKVIIGHHPHVPQGIEVFPKGVVIYSLGNFFFGSKNQYLKHNISVVLHFDGENLLFVEVIPIFGKHQTLPGDHYFFPLGPKEAEIFLKEYSILCKQLGTELVISGGRGYVFLDKELKAKLKP; encoded by the coding sequence ATGTCTTTATTGCGATTCTTTTTCCTTCTTGTTTTCGTTTGTCCGTTATTTGTTTTTTCTGCGGACATCCCTGAATCAGAAGAACCTAAGTTAGAACTCCCTACAAAGGATCTTTACCACTTTCGAACGGAAATGGGGGAGACTCTCAAATTTCCCAAGTCCACCAAGTTATGGTTTGGTGGGGATGTGATGTTTAATTGGGGGGTTCGAGATTCTATGCGAACGGAAGATCCGTACTTTGCCTTTCGCAGTTTTTCAAGTTTTCTAAAGAACTTTGATTTCCGATTTCTCAATTTAGAAACACCCATCCTTCACAAAACTCCGGCAGCCGACCAAAGAAAATCCTATGTCTTCTTTGGGGAGAGGAGAGATTTGATGGTTTTGCGAATGCTTGGAATAGATGGAGTTTTTCTTGGAAATAACCATACGATGGACTTCGGAGAAAACGGGCTCTTTGAAACTTTGGAACTTCTTGATGAGTTTGGAATCCGCCATACCGGAGCCGGCAAACATACGGACGATGCTTTGATACCGATCTCTGTCACCAAACAAAACGTAGATTATCGAATCTTTTCCTTTTCGGATACGGGAGAAACTCGTTTGTTTTCTGGAATTAAATCTCCTGGTGCTGCTTATTTTCGTGTGGGAACTGCTGAGAGGTTAATCAAAAAAAACAAACCAGGTCAGGTGAATCTTTTATCCGTCCATTGGGGAGTCGAATACAATCCATTGCCGATGGATACAGAGAGAAACGCCGCCAAATATTTGGTAGGTGCTGGTTACAAAGTCATTATCGGTCACCATCCACATGTCCCACAAGGAATTGAAGTATTTCCGAAGGGTGTTGTGATTTATTCTCTTGGAAACTTTTTCTTCGGATCCAAAAACCAATATTTAAAACACAATATATCTGTGGTTTTACACTTTGATGGGGAAAATCTTTTGTTTGTAGAAGTGATTCCAATATTTGGAAAACACCAAACATTACCGGGGGATCACTATTTTTTTCCTTTGGGTCCTAAAGAGGCTGAGATTTTTTTAAAAGAATACTCTATCCTATGTAAACAACTTGGAACCGAACTTGTGATTTCGGGTGGAAGGGGTTATGTTTTTTTGGATAAAGAACTAAAAGCTAAGCTAAAACCGTAG
- a CDS encoding tetratricopeptide repeat protein — translation MFQAIKTPNRPFLFVFFCFLSLSLFATEPGTRTKECSLLEPGVPADFFFSRALREQVDGFQALQRRKPEDSKLSFERSVSFLDSYHLCLKEVGKEPSALSAETQSLNYLELGSLDKAWEWSEVATRKSPSESKDLILLQTRIRIRQGELAKASDVLESSLHLFPNDPDFLYLLGNINFERKLWNQSILYYTALSFVIERRDTHSKYKFLTAKALGELNYKLDHPKIAIKRYQEYTAFYKNDMEVLFRLAQIYFVLGDFKHCRMYLEQIREKNPRDIDASHMLGEIYFMDSRDTAPIYFATLRKEKKIPKEGIIYLLDRFLSGSKTGLESKLKSYIQDNPGRLSPRIALLELADKENFPDYDALNSETAQYAYEYRQYLTAEKILRRGLSRISTKENAEEERSLFWEKISSCQEMLGQWNHSVMATKEAINLTKETEKSFRLRFRLAYLFLQGNLKKESLSVTILSETIKENPNPTHYYLRGLAYFQLAKYKESVSDFSEAITLDPKNYNYYFYRATAFDKLKQFPETESDLKTTITLNPNASNAMNYLGYLYAEKNINPDDANKLLNQAVSLEPDNPAYQDSLGWVLYRKKDYNRALLHLNFAASLALERGFEDPVIYEHLGDVYLAKKDPVNALQFFKLSESKLKSELNKDLVAKIKKVEKEISE, via the coding sequence ATGTTTCAAGCAATTAAAACTCCAAACCGCCCCTTCCTCTTTGTTTTCTTTTGTTTTCTCTCTCTTTCTCTGTTTGCCACTGAGCCTGGGACAAGAACCAAAGAATGTTCCTTGTTAGAACCAGGTGTCCCGGCAGATTTTTTCTTTTCGCGGGCCCTTCGGGAGCAGGTGGATGGATTTCAGGCTTTGCAACGGCGTAAACCAGAGGATTCCAAACTTTCCTTTGAACGTTCTGTTTCTTTTTTGGATTCTTACCATCTTTGTCTGAAGGAAGTGGGAAAAGAGCCGAGTGCTCTCAGTGCAGAAACTCAAAGTTTGAATTATTTGGAACTGGGTAGTTTGGATAAGGCTTGGGAATGGTCGGAAGTTGCGACTCGCAAATCTCCTTCTGAATCCAAAGACCTGATCCTTTTGCAGACTCGAATTCGGATTCGCCAAGGGGAGCTTGCTAAAGCTTCCGATGTTTTGGAATCTTCCCTCCATTTGTTTCCCAATGATCCTGATTTTTTATACCTTCTTGGTAATATCAACTTTGAACGAAAACTTTGGAATCAGTCCATTTTGTATTATACAGCTCTTTCTTTTGTCATAGAAAGAAGGGATACACATTCCAAATACAAATTCTTAACAGCGAAAGCACTTGGGGAACTCAATTATAAATTGGATCATCCAAAGATTGCGATCAAACGTTATCAGGAATATACGGCTTTTTATAAAAATGATATGGAAGTATTGTTTCGTCTGGCGCAAATTTACTTTGTGTTAGGTGACTTTAAACATTGCCGGATGTATCTAGAACAAATTCGAGAAAAAAATCCAAGAGATATTGATGCCTCTCATATGCTTGGGGAAATTTATTTTATGGATTCTCGTGACACAGCACCTATTTATTTTGCTACACTAAGAAAAGAAAAAAAAATTCCGAAAGAAGGAATTATCTACTTACTGGATCGTTTCCTTTCCGGATCAAAAACGGGACTTGAGTCAAAACTAAAATCATACATCCAAGACAATCCAGGAAGACTTTCGCCCCGGATTGCTCTTTTAGAACTTGCTGATAAAGAAAATTTTCCTGATTATGATGCACTTAATTCGGAAACGGCACAATACGCTTATGAATACAGACAGTATCTAACAGCTGAAAAAATTCTACGTAGGGGTTTATCTCGAATTAGCACCAAAGAAAATGCAGAGGAAGAGAGGTCTTTGTTTTGGGAAAAGATCTCTTCTTGCCAAGAGATGTTAGGACAATGGAATCATTCTGTGATGGCAACAAAGGAGGCCATCAATCTTACTAAGGAAACAGAAAAATCATTTCGATTGCGATTTCGTTTGGCTTATCTTTTCCTTCAGGGAAACTTAAAAAAAGAATCTTTGTCAGTTACTATTTTATCTGAAACGATCAAAGAAAATCCGAATCCCACTCATTACTATCTTAGAGGTCTTGCTTATTTTCAATTGGCAAAATATAAAGAAAGTGTAAGTGATTTTTCAGAAGCAATTACACTCGATCCTAAAAATTATAACTACTATTTTTACCGTGCTACTGCCTTTGATAAACTGAAACAATTTCCCGAAACGGAATCAGATCTAAAAACAACCATAACACTCAATCCAAATGCTTCTAATGCTATGAATTATTTGGGATATCTATATGCGGAAAAAAATATCAATCCGGATGATGCAAACAAACTTCTAAACCAAGCAGTTTCTTTAGAACCGGATAATCCTGCTTATCAAGATAGTTTGGGATGGGTTTTGTATCGAAAAAAAGATTACAATCGTGCCTTACTCCATTTGAATTTTGCGGCATCACTTGCATTGGAAAGAGGATTTGAAGATCCGGTGATCTATGAACACCTTGGCGATGTATATTTGGCCAAAAAAGATCCAGTGAATGCTTTACAGTTTTTTAAACTTTCTGAGTCCAAACTAAAATCCGAATTAAACAAAGACCTCGTGGCAAAAATCAAAAAAGTAGAGAAGGAAATTTCAGAATGA
- a CDS encoding cysteine desulfurase family protein, which produces MKSHLTNDLKYFDYNATHPPFPEILETCLADYLEGFYNPSGITRYSLKNQGKIEQTRKYFASVTKGQEKQFVFSSTGTEANYLLIQSLRVQFPNLESVIVSPFEHSSMYAALETYQFKSDLIATDKSGIIHLNDLEKKLKENPRPVVCLYAGNETGVIQPAKEIQNLTKAYGQLFYSDLMQGFCKVPLFYSLFDGFTFSGHKIGAGMGAAVTYLPKADANFRVFGGGNQENEHRAGTENTFAIECLRQVSEIQLSQLEDKNKRLYEFQSLIEKKAESLGCQVIAKSSPRLPNTSFLLLPIQSVDFFLLGMEEKGILVSTGSSCKSRAREASKSLLYMGYSEEEALRCIRISTGFFTTKEDVDALLIAIQDLIQKFK; this is translated from the coding sequence ATGAAATCCCATTTAACGAATGATCTAAAGTATTTCGATTACAATGCCACACATCCCCCTTTTCCTGAAATTCTGGAAACTTGTTTGGCAGATTATCTGGAAGGGTTTTACAATCCTTCTGGGATCACTCGGTATTCCTTAAAAAACCAAGGAAAAATCGAACAAACTAGAAAGTATTTTGCCTCCGTTACCAAAGGACAAGAAAAACAGTTTGTTTTCTCTTCCACAGGTACAGAAGCAAACTATCTTCTCATCCAAAGTTTACGAGTCCAATTTCCCAACCTAGAATCGGTCATTGTATCTCCTTTTGAACATTCAAGTATGTATGCGGCCCTAGAAACCTATCAGTTTAAATCGGACCTCATCGCGACAGACAAATCCGGAATCATCCATTTAAATGATTTAGAAAAAAAACTAAAAGAAAATCCAAGACCAGTAGTTTGTCTCTATGCAGGAAACGAAACGGGTGTCATTCAACCAGCCAAGGAGATCCAAAACCTAACAAAGGCATATGGACAACTATTTTATAGTGATCTTATGCAAGGATTTTGTAAAGTTCCCCTTTTTTATTCTTTATTCGATGGATTTACTTTTTCCGGACACAAAATTGGTGCAGGAATGGGAGCGGCAGTAACTTATCTTCCCAAAGCCGACGCCAACTTTCGAGTGTTCGGTGGTGGAAACCAAGAAAATGAACATAGAGCAGGAACAGAAAATACCTTTGCAATTGAATGTTTACGCCAAGTTTCTGAAATCCAACTGAGTCAATTGGAAGATAAAAACAAACGACTCTACGAGTTCCAATCTCTCATTGAAAAAAAAGCAGAGTCTCTTGGTTGCCAGGTCATTGCCAAATCCTCCCCAAGACTTCCGAATACAAGTTTCCTCCTCCTTCCCATCCAATCTGTGGACTTTTTCTTATTGGGAATGGAAGAAAAAGGAATTTTAGTTTCAACAGGAAGTTCTTGTAAATCGCGAGCACGGGAAGCTTCTAAATCATTACTCTATATGGGTTATTCCGAAGAGGAAGCTTTACGTTGTATCCGAATCTCCACAGGTTTTTTCACAACTAAAGAAGATGTAGATGCCTTACTCATAGCCATCCAAGATTTGATTCAAAAATTCAAATAA